The genome window CGGTCATCATCGACCTCTACGGGTCCGCCACGCCCCTGCCCGTATTCAGTTGCGGCGCGGCGGCGGGTTCGGCCGCTTCCGGCTGGGGCGACGTTGCCATCCTCGCGGGAACAGCGCTTGCTTTGGCCCGTTTCTTCGCGGCGCGACGCGCCCGCAGGGTGAAGCGCGCAGGAGCCGAGCGCATGACAAGTGCTTGAGACACGCGCCGGGGGCGCCGCGTCTGCGTGGAGGCGGCGTCCCCGGCGGTTCGCTCGAAGCGCGTGGCTACCTGCGCTCCGTTTCGGTCTTCGTGCTGCCTTGATTCTGTTGTTGGGGCTGTGACTGTTGCTTTTGCTGCTCCTGCGACTGGCGGCGGCGCTCGTAATAGCGCTTGCGGCGCGGACGTTCCGCATCCGGGCGGTCATCTTCGCGGCGCTGCCGTTCCTCTTCGTCCGCCTTCTCCTTCTCCTCCTGTTTCTGCTGTTCCTTCTCTCTTCTTTTCTTCCGCTCGCGCGCCGCCTCCGTGCGGCTTTGCCCGCCGCCCGCGTCGTTGCTGGCCAGTTTGTCTCCGGCGGCGTCGCCCTCCTCGGCGATATAGGGCGCGGGGAGTTGCTCGAGCAGCGCGTTGAACCGCTCCTTGATGGCAAGGACCTCGATGTCCTCCGATTCCGTCACCTCCCGGTACCCGGAGCCGTTGCGGGAATCACCGCAGTCGTACAAGCGGCCATAATGGAGCGGCGAGTTGTCTTCGAGTAGCCACCGCTGCGTGCGCAGGATGCGCCGGTCGCCGATATAACTGAAAATCCACTCGCGGGTCTGGCCGGTATCGCCGCACAGGAACGGCGCGAGCGAATGGCCGTCTATGGGCCGGTCCGCGGGCAACGGCGCGGCGGCGAAGTCGCACAAGGTCGGGAGCACATCCGAGAGATCAGTCAATTCGCCGGTGGCGCCGCGCGCCTTCACGATACCGGGCCCGTTCACGATCATCGGCACGCGCGCGCCGAGTTCCGTAGGATCGCCCTTGCCGTCGCCGCCCGTGCCGTTGTCGCCGGTAAACAGGACGACCGTGCTCTCGCGCAGCCCCAGTTCGTCGAGCACCGCGACGAGCCGCCCGACAATCTTGTCCATGTATTCGACCGCGCCCTGATACACAAGCGGGGGCCTGTCATATTTAGGGTCTTCCAGCGCTTTCGTGTCCGGCGTGCGCAGGTGCGGCCCATGCGTCAGACACATGGGGAAATAGGCGAGGAATGGCCGCTGCCTGTTCCGGCGCACGAAATCGTTCAGGAAGTCCGCGTGCAGGTCGGGTCCGTAATCTTCCGGTTTCGTGGGGACATACTCGCCGTTCTTCATCAGGCTCGGGTGCCAGTAACGCGCGGTCCTGCCGTCTTTTTTCCCCTCCCACGCGCCGGTGTGCTCGACCCCGGCGGGCAGGTTGTGCTTGTACGCCCAGATCAGATATTCGTCGAAGCCGCATTCGTGAATCAGCCCCGGAACCTCGCCGGAAAGCTGCCATTTGCCCGCCAGCGCCGTCGCGTAGCCCTGCTGCTTGAGCAACTGCGCGAAATTCACGTGGTGCGTCATGTCCTCGACCGGGTCGTCCGGGTCCGGCCCCCCGCGCCGGTTCGCGAAGTTGTAGACACCGTTGTGGCAGCCATACTGGCCCGTCATGACCATGAGTCGGGTCGGATGGCAGATGGGCGTCGCGTAGCAGGTCTGGAATTGCACGCCCGACTGCGCGAGCGCGTCCAGATGCGGCGTCCGGTGCGCCGGGTGGCCGTAGCAGCCCAATTCCTTCGCGCCGATATCGTCCGCCATGATTACAAGGAAATTGGGCGGACGCTTCGTGCCGGATTCCTGCGCATACGCGCGGTACGTCGGCCACGCCGAAACGCCCGCGGCGGCGCTTGCCGCCAACGCCAGAAACTGCCGCCGGTCCATTGAGGTGTTCATGCGTCTCTGCTCCTATTGCCGCCGCCGCATGCGGAACTGCGCGAG of Candidatus Hydrogenedentota bacterium contains these proteins:
- a CDS encoding sulfatase-like hydrolase/transferase — protein: MNTSMDRRQFLALAASAAAGVSAWPTYRAYAQESGTKRPPNFLVIMADDIGAKELGCYGHPAHRTPHLDALAQSGVQFQTCYATPICHPTRLMVMTGQYGCHNGVYNFANRRGGPDPDDPVEDMTHHVNFAQLLKQQGYATALAGKWQLSGEVPGLIHECGFDEYLIWAYKHNLPAGVEHTGAWEGKKDGRTARYWHPSLMKNGEYVPTKPEDYGPDLHADFLNDFVRRNRQRPFLAYFPMCLTHGPHLRTPDTKALEDPKYDRPPLVYQGAVEYMDKIVGRLVAVLDELGLRESTVVLFTGDNGTGGDGKGDPTELGARVPMIVNGPGIVKARGATGELTDLSDVLPTLCDFAAAPLPADRPIDGHSLAPFLCGDTGQTREWIFSYIGDRRILRTQRWLLEDNSPLHYGRLYDCGDSRNGSGYREVTESEDIEVLAIKERFNALLEQLPAPYIAEEGDAAGDKLASNDAGGGQSRTEAARERKKRREKEQQKQEEKEKADEEERQRREDDRPDAERPRRKRYYERRRQSQEQQKQQSQPQQQNQGSTKTETERR